From Tachyglossus aculeatus isolate mTacAcu1 chromosome 12 unlocalized genomic scaffold, mTacAcu1.pri SUPER_6_unloc_1, whole genome shotgun sequence, the proteins below share one genomic window:
- the DHTKD1 gene encoding probable 2-oxoglutarate dehydrogenase E1 component DHKTD1, mitochondrial — protein sequence MALAAGVVGRRGLGGGVPPATLLLLLLRRGYRTERGVYGYRPRKADHGDTRRAPARPTVDHGLARLVTAYCEHGHKAAKINPLFTGQAVTESVPEIQALTETLQGPFNTTGLLNIGKEEASLEDVLAYLNHIFCGQISIETAQLQSQEEKDWFAKRFEELKKETFTTEERKHLSKLMLESQEFDHFLATKFATVKRYGGEGAESMMGFFHELLKMAAYSGVTDVIIGMPHRGRLNLLTGLLQFPPELMFRKMRGLSEFPDNFSAIGDVLSHLTSSVDLDFGSHRPLHVTMLPNPSHLEAVNPVAVGKTRGRQQSRLDGDYSLDVSAQPGDKVICLQVHGDASFCGQGIVPETFTLSNLPHFRVGGSIHLIVNNQLGYTTPAERGRSSLYSSDIGKIVGCAIVHVNGDDPEEVVRATRLAVEYQRQFRKDVIVDLLCYRQWGHNELDEPFFTNPAMYKIIRSRKSIPDTYAEHLIAHRLMTQEEVAELKTSYYTKLNDHLANMTLYSPPATNLQAHWRGLVEPSARITTWDTGVPIDLLQFVGVKSVEVPEEHQMHSHLLKMYAQSRIEKVKEGVKLDWATAEALALGSLLAQGFNVRLSGQDVGRGTFSQRHAMVVCQKTNDTFIPLNHMSPEQKGFLEVSNSPLSEEAVLGFEYGMSIESPKLLPLWEAQFGDFFNGAQIIFDTFISGGESKWLLQSGIVILLPHGYDGAGPDHSSCRMERFLQMCDSVEEGVDGDNVNMFAVHPTTPAQYFHLLRRQMIRNFRKPLIVASPKMLLRFPAAVSSLQEMAPGTTFRPVIGDSSVDPKNVKRVVFCSGKHFYALMKQRESLEKKHESAIIRVEELCPFPLEALQQEMSKYKNVKDFIWSQEEPQNMGPWFFVSPRFEKQLACKLRLVSRPSLPAPAVGIGTVHQKQHEDILTKTFA from the exons ATGGCCTTGGccgcgggggtggtggggagacggGGCCTCGGCGGCGGCGTCCCCCCCGcaacgctcctcctcctcctcctccggcgcgGCTACCGCACCGAGCGGGGCGTGTACGGCTACCGGCCTCGGAAGGCCGACCACGGCGACACCCGGAGGGCACCGGCCCGCCCGACAG TTGATCATGGCCTTGCCCGTTTAGTAACAGCGTACTGTGAACATGGACATAAAGCTGCCAAAATTAACCCTCTATTTACTGGACAAGCAGTGACGGAGAGCGTGCCAGAAATCCAAGCTCTCACTGAGACGCTTCAAGGCCCTTTTAATACCACAG GGTTGCTGAACATAGGGAAGGAAGAGGCCTCCCTTGAGGACGTGTTAGCCTACCTCAATCATATCTTCTGCGGACAAATCTCTATCGAAACAGCCCAGCtgcagagccaggaggagaaaGACTGGTTTGCTAAGAGGTTTGAGGAGTTGAAAAAAGAGACATTCACGACCGAAGAGCGAAAACACTTGTCCAAACTAATGTTGGAATCTCAG GAGTTTGATCACTTCCTGGCCACCAAATTTGCCACAGTCAAGCGATATGGTGGTGAAGGGGCTGAGAGCATGATGGGTTTTTTCCATGAGTTGTTAAAGATGGCAGCCTACAGCGGAGTGACGGATGTCATCATTGGGATGCCCCATCGAGGGAGGCTTAATCTTCTCACAGGTCTGCTACAGTTCCCACCTGAG CTGATGTTCCGAAAAATGCGAGGTTTGAGTGAATTTCCTGACAACTTTTCTGCCATCGGAGACGTTCTGTCCCACCTGACTTCCTCCGTGGATCTGGACTTTGGATCTCACCGGCCTCTCCATGTCACCATGTTGCCCAACCCCTCCCACCTCGAAGCTGTCAACCCGGTGGCGGTCGGCAAAACCCGTGGGAGACAACAGTCCCGGCTGGATGGGGATTATTCCCTAGATGTTTCTGCTCAGCCAGGGGACAAAGTAATCTGCCTACAG GTTCACGGTGATGCTTCTTTCTGTGGTCAAGGGATTGTTCCTGAAACGTTTaccctctctaatctcccacatTTCAGAGTTGGTGGAAGTATCCATCTGATTGTTAATAACCAGCTTGGTTACACGACTCCAGCAGAAAGAGGACGGTCTTCCTTATATAGTAGTGACATTG GTAAGATTGTTGGGTGCGCTATCGTTCATGTCAACGGGGACGACCCTGAGGAGGTGGTCCGGGCCACCCGGCTGGCTGTCGAATACCAGCGACAGTTCCGCAAGGATGTGATTGTGGATCTGCTGTGCTACCGCCAGTGGGGCCACAATGAACTGGATGAGCCCTTCTTTACCAATCCAGCCatgtacaagattatcag ATCCCGGAAGAGTATCCCAGACACATACGCAGAGCACCTCATAGCCCACAGGCTCATGACCCAAGAGGAGGTAGCTGAACTGAAGACCTCCTATTACACTAAGTTGAATGACCATCTGGCCAACATGACACTCTACAGTCCACCTGCCACCAACCTGCAGGCCCACTGGCGAGGTCTGGTGGAGCCATCTGCCAGGATAACGACCTGGGACACCGGCGTGCCTATCGACCTCCTGCAGTTTGTTGGCGTGAAGTCAGTGGAGGTGCCCGAGGAACACCAGATGCACAGCCACCTCCTGAAGATGTACGCTCAG TCCAGAATAGAGAAAgtgaaggagggggtgaagttgGACTGGGCCACAGCAGAAGCTTTGGCTTTGGGCTcattacttgctcaag GTTTTAATGTCCGTCTGAGTGGTCAGGATGTTGGCCGGGGAACTTTCAGTCAGCGTCACGCCATGGTGGTGTGTCAGAAAACTAATGACACCTTCATCCCCCTGAACCACATGTCGCCTGAACAGAAGGGCTTCCTCGAG GTAAGCAACAGCCCATTGTCCGAAGAGGCCGTGTTGGGTTTTGAATATGGGATGAGCATCGAGAGTCCCAAGTTATTGCCTCTCTGGGAGGCTCAATTTGGCGATTTCTTTAACGGCGCCCAGATCATATTTGACACGTTTATCTCTGGAG GTGAATCTAAGTGGCTCCTACAGAGTGGCATTGTGATTCTTCTTCCTCATGGCTACGATGGTGCTGGGCCTGATCATTCCTCCTGCCGAATGGAGCGCTTCCTGCAG ATGTGTGACAGTGTGGAAGAGGGAGTGGACGGAGACAATGTGAACATGTTTGCAGTGCACCCAACAACACCAGCCCAGTATTTCCACTTGCTCCGGAGGCAGATGATCAGAAACTTCCGGAAGCCCCTGATTGTTGCCTCCCCTAAAATGCTCCTCAGGTTCCCT GCTGCTGTGTCCAGTCTTCAAGAAATGGCACCAGGGACAACATTCAGGCCCGTCATTGGAGATTCATCTGTGGATCCTAAAAA TGTGAAGAGGGTGGTATTCTGTTCTGGCAAGCATTTCTACGCTCTAATGAAGCAGAGAGAATCCTTGGAGAAGAAGCATGAATCAGCCATCATCCGAGTAGAAGAACTGTGTCCTTTCCCACTGGAAGCATTGCAGCAGGAAATGAGCAAATACAAAAATGTTAAAG ACTTTATTTGGAGCCAAGAAGAACCTCAGAACATGGGCCCGTGGTTCTTTGTGTCACCAAGATTTGAAAAACAACTAGCCTGTAAG CTGCGTCTCGTGAGCCGACCTTCCTTACCAGCCCCTGCGGTAGGAATTGGCACCGTCCACCAAAAGCAGCACGAAGATATTCTCACCAAGACCTTTGCATAA